The following coding sequences are from one Streptomyces angustmyceticus window:
- the aspS gene encoding aspartate--tRNA ligase, whose amino-acid sequence MHRYRSHNCGELRAADVDTDVRLSGWLHNRRDLGGILFIDLRDHYGLVQLVARPGTPANEALGSLTKETVVRIDGKVSARGADNVNPDLPTGEIEIEVSAVEVLGAADQIPFTINADDGVNEEKRLEYRFLDLRRERMHRNIMLRTAVISAIRHKMVALGFNEMATPILSATSPEGARDFLVPSRLHAGKFYALPQAPQQFKQLLMIAGFDRYFQIAPCFRDEDARADRSPGEFYQLDIEMSFVEQEDVFRPVEKLMTELFTEFGNGRKVTSPFPRIPFREAMVKYGSDKPDLRAELELVDVSDVFAGSGFKAFADKHVRALAVPDTADQPRKFFDQLGDFAVQQGAKGLAWVRVGEENALTGPIAKFLTEDDIKALVAALDLKPGHAVFFGAGEFDEVSKIMGAVRVEAAKRAGHFVEDEFRFCWIVDFPMFEKDEDTGKIEFSHNPFSMPQGGLEALETKDPLDILAWQYDIVCNGTELSSGAIRNHEPEVMYKAFAIAGYDKETVEAEFGGMLRAFKFGAPPHGGIAPGVDRIVMLLADEPNIRETIAFPLNGNAQDLLMGAPSEVEEARLKELHLSLRKPQVK is encoded by the coding sequence ATGCATCGGTACCGGTCCCATAACTGCGGCGAGCTCCGAGCCGCGGACGTCGACACCGACGTCCGCCTCAGCGGCTGGCTGCACAATCGACGTGACCTGGGCGGCATCCTCTTCATCGATCTGCGCGACCACTACGGTCTCGTTCAGCTCGTCGCCCGCCCCGGCACCCCCGCCAACGAGGCCCTCGGCTCCCTGACCAAGGAGACCGTCGTCCGCATCGACGGCAAGGTCAGCGCGCGCGGCGCCGACAACGTCAACCCCGACCTGCCGACGGGCGAGATCGAGATCGAGGTGTCCGCCGTCGAGGTGCTCGGCGCCGCCGATCAGATCCCCTTCACGATCAACGCGGACGACGGCGTCAACGAAGAGAAGCGCCTCGAGTACCGCTTCCTCGATCTGCGCCGCGAGCGGATGCACCGCAACATCATGCTGCGCACCGCCGTCATCTCCGCCATCCGTCACAAGATGGTGGCCCTCGGCTTCAACGAGATGGCGACCCCGATCCTGTCCGCGACCTCCCCCGAGGGCGCCCGCGACTTCCTGGTCCCCTCGCGTCTGCACGCCGGCAAGTTCTACGCCCTGCCGCAGGCCCCGCAGCAGTTCAAGCAGCTGTTGATGATCGCCGGCTTCGACCGCTACTTCCAGATCGCGCCCTGCTTCCGCGACGAGGACGCCCGCGCGGACCGCTCGCCGGGTGAGTTCTACCAGCTCGACATCGAGATGAGCTTCGTCGAGCAGGAAGACGTCTTCCGGCCCGTCGAGAAGCTGATGACCGAGCTGTTCACCGAGTTCGGCAACGGCCGCAAGGTCACCTCGCCCTTCCCGCGCATCCCGTTCCGCGAGGCGATGGTCAAGTACGGCTCCGACAAGCCGGACCTGCGCGCCGAGCTGGAGCTGGTCGATGTCTCCGACGTCTTCGCGGGCTCCGGCTTCAAGGCCTTCGCCGACAAGCACGTCCGCGCCCTGGCCGTGCCGGACACCGCCGACCAGCCGCGCAAGTTCTTCGACCAGCTGGGCGACTTCGCCGTCCAGCAGGGCGCCAAGGGCCTGGCATGGGTCCGCGTGGGCGAGGAGAACGCGCTGACCGGCCCGATCGCCAAGTTCCTCACCGAGGACGACATCAAGGCGCTGGTCGCCGCCCTGGACCTCAAGCCCGGCCACGCCGTCTTCTTCGGCGCCGGCGAGTTCGACGAGGTCTCCAAGATCATGGGCGCGGTCCGCGTCGAGGCCGCCAAGCGCGCCGGTCACTTCGTCGAGGACGAGTTCCGCTTCTGCTGGATCGTCGACTTCCCGATGTTCGAGAAGGACGAGGACACCGGCAAGATCGAGTTCTCGCACAACCCCTTCTCCATGCCGCAGGGCGGCCTGGAGGCGCTGGAGACCAAGGACCCGCTGGACATCCTGGCCTGGCAGTACGACATCGTCTGCAACGGCACCGAGCTGTCCTCCGGCGCCATCCGTAACCACGAGCCCGAGGTCATGTACAAGGCCTTCGCGATCGCCGGCTACGACAAGGAGACGGTCGAGGCGGAGTTCGGCGGCATGCTGCGCGCCTTCAAGTTCGGCGCCCCGCCGCACGGCGGCATCGCCCCCGGCGTCGACCGCATCGTGATGCTGCTGGCCGACGAGCCCAACATCCGCGAGACCATCGCCTTCCCGCTCAACGGCAACGCCCAGGACCTGCTGATGGGCGCGCCGAGCGAGGTCGAGGAGGCCCGCCTCAAGGAGCTGCACCTCTCCCTGCGCAAGCCGCAGGTGAAGTAG
- the metG gene encoding methionine--tRNA ligase, which produces MARHLITSALPYINGIKHLGNMVGSMLPADVYARYMRRRGHDVLYICATDEHGTPAELAAKDAGQSVDAFCAEQHDKQKAIYEGFSLDFDYFGRSSSQENVELTQHFARKLHENGFIEERAIRQVFSVADDRFLPDRYIVGTCPHCGYDKARGDQCENCTRVLDPTDLIDARSAISGSGDLEVRETKHLFLLQSKLQHEVEGWLDGNGSKEWPTLASSIAHKWLTEGLQDRAITRDLDWGVPVPADVWPELAAEGKVFYVWFDAPIEYIGATKEWADAVSDGSRDWKSWWYEADDVRYTEFMAKDNVPFHSVMFPATQLGTREPWKKVDFLKAFNWLNYYGGKFSTSQRRGIFTDAALELLPADYWRYFLIANAPESDDTSFTWELFSASVNKDLADTLGNFVNRVLSFSRKRFGDEVPAGAEPGAAEQKLGEEIAGLLAEYEGHMEALQFRKAAASLRALWSAGNSYLEEKAPWLEIKTDKDAAALTLRTAMNLIHLYAIVSEPFIPSSAKAMRGAFALENDTAVWVSPEEARALASVPAGTPFTVPPVLFAKITEEDLESYRERFGGAEQ; this is translated from the coding sequence ATGGCTCGACACCTCATCACCAGCGCCCTTCCGTACATCAACGGGATCAAGCACCTGGGCAACATGGTGGGGTCCATGCTCCCGGCCGACGTGTACGCGCGCTATATGCGCCGGCGCGGCCACGACGTCCTCTACATCTGCGCGACGGACGAGCACGGGACCCCCGCCGAGCTGGCGGCGAAGGACGCGGGCCAGTCGGTCGACGCGTTCTGCGCCGAGCAGCACGACAAGCAGAAGGCGATCTACGAGGGCTTCAGCCTCGACTTCGACTACTTCGGCCGGAGCTCTTCGCAGGAGAACGTGGAGCTGACGCAGCACTTCGCGCGCAAGCTGCACGAGAACGGCTTCATCGAGGAGCGGGCGATCCGCCAGGTCTTCTCGGTCGCCGACGACCGCTTCCTGCCGGACCGCTACATCGTCGGCACGTGCCCGCACTGCGGCTACGACAAGGCGCGCGGCGACCAGTGCGAGAACTGCACCCGGGTGCTCGACCCCACCGACCTGATCGACGCCCGCTCGGCGATCAGCGGCAGCGGTGACCTGGAGGTGCGCGAGACCAAGCACCTCTTCCTGCTCCAGTCGAAGCTGCAGCACGAGGTCGAGGGCTGGCTGGACGGCAACGGCAGCAAGGAGTGGCCGACGCTGGCCTCGTCCATCGCGCACAAGTGGCTGACCGAGGGCCTCCAGGACCGGGCGATCACCCGCGACCTGGACTGGGGCGTGCCGGTGCCGGCCGATGTGTGGCCGGAGCTGGCGGCCGAGGGCAAGGTCTTCTACGTCTGGTTCGACGCGCCGATCGAGTACATCGGGGCGACGAAGGAGTGGGCGGACGCGGTCTCCGACGGCAGCCGCGACTGGAAGTCGTGGTGGTACGAGGCCGACGACGTCCGGTACACGGAGTTCATGGCCAAGGACAACGTGCCGTTCCACTCCGTGATGTTCCCGGCGACCCAGCTGGGCACCCGCGAGCCGTGGAAGAAGGTCGACTTCCTCAAGGCCTTCAACTGGCTCAACTACTACGGCGGGAAGTTCTCCACCTCCCAGCGGCGCGGCATCTTCACGGACGCCGCGCTGGAGCTGCTGCCCGCCGACTACTGGCGCTACTTCCTGATCGCCAACGCCCCGGAGTCCGACGACACCTCCTTCACCTGGGAGCTGTTCTCGGCCTCGGTCAACAAGGACCTGGCGGACACCCTCGGCAACTTCGTCAACCGGGTGCTGTCGTTCTCCCGGAAGCGGTTCGGTGACGAGGTGCCCGCGGGCGCCGAGCCCGGGGCCGCGGAGCAGAAGCTGGGCGAGGAGATCGCCGGGCTGCTGGCGGAGTACGAGGGCCACATGGAGGCCCTGCAGTTCCGCAAGGCCGCGGCCTCGCTGCGGGCCCTGTGGAGCGCGGGCAACTCCTACCTGGAGGAGAAGGCCCCGTGGCTGGAGATCAAGACCGACAAGGACGCGGCGGCGCTGACGCTGCGTACGGCGATGAACCTCATCCACCTCTACGCGATCGTCTCCGAGCCCTTCATCCCGTCGTCGGCCAAGGCGATGCGGGGGGCCTTCGCGCTGGAGAACGACACCGCGGTGTGGGTCTCCCCGGAGGAGGCCAGGGCGCTTGCCTCGGTGCCCGCCGGGACGCCCTTCACGGTCCCGCCGGTGCTCTTCGCGAAGATCACCGAGGAGGACCTGGAGTCCTACCGCGAGCGCTTCGGCGGCGCGGAGCAGTAA